The genome window CGTATCATCAATGGAGATGTTCCTGAAAATCTTTTGAATAAACAAATTTTTTCATTGGACATGGGAGCTTTGGTTGCTGGTGCAAAATACAAAGGTGAGTTCGAAGAGCGTTTGAAAGCCGTTGTGAAAGAAGTAACCGCTTCGAATGGAGAAATAATTTTGTTCATCGATGAGATTCACACGCTTGTTGGTGCTGGCGGCGGCGGAGAAGGTGCAATGGATGCTGCAAATATCTTGAAACCTGCTTTGGCTCGTGGCGAATTACGTTCGATTGGTGCTACAACTTTGAATGAATATCAAAAATATTTTGAAAAAGATAAAGCTTTAGAACGTCGTTTCCAGAAAGTAATGGTAGAAGAACCAGATGAAGAATCGGCTATTTCTATTTTGCGTGGAATCAAAGATAAATACGAGCAACACCATAAAATTGGAATTAAAGACGAAGCAATTATTGCGGCTGTAAAATTATCAACACGTTATATTACAGATCGTTTTTTACCAGATAAAGCCATCGATTTGATGGACGAAGCAGCTTCTAAGTTGAGAATGGAAATGAATTCTAAACCAGAAGATTTAGATAAATTAGATCGTAGAATTATTCAATTAGAAATCGAAATTGAAGCGATAAAACGCGAAAATGACGAGAAAAAATTGAATCTTTTAAAAGAAGAATTATCTAATCTTCAAGATGAAAGAAATCAATTGAATTCGAAATGGGAAGCGGAAAGAAATCGTGCCGATGAAGTTCAAGATTTAAGAAAATCTATCGAAAATATCAAATTCGAAATTGAGCGTGCAAAACGAGATTACGACTATGCAAAAGCTTCCAAATTAGAGTTTGAAGATTTAGTTAATGCAAAAAATAATTTAGAAGAAGCTGAACATAATCTAGAAGAAAATAAACAAAATAAACTGGTAAAAGAGTTTGTTGATGCGGATGATATTGCAGAAGTTGTATCGAAATGGACAGGAGTTCCGGCTCAGAAAATGATGCAATCTGATCGCGAAAAATTATTGAATTTAGAAAACGAATTACACAAACGTGTTTTAGGTCAAGAAGAAGCAATTATAGCAGTTTCTGATGCCATTCGTCGTTCTCGTGCAGGTCTTAGTGACGAAGGAAAACCAATCGGTTCGTTCTTATTCTTAGGTTCAACTGGTGTTGGGAAAACTGAGTTGGCAAAAGCCTTAGCCGAGTTCTTATTCGATGATGAAAATGCAATGACTCGTATCGACATGTCCGAATATCAGGAGCGTCATGCAGTTTCTCGCTTGGTTGGGGCACCTCCGGGTTACGTTGGTTACGACGAAGGTGGTCAGTTAACAGAAGCGGTTCGTCGCCGTCCTTATTCAGTTATTTTGTTGGACGAAATTGAGAAGGCACATCCAGATGTTTTCAATATTTTGTTACAAGTTTTGGATGACGGACGTTTGACAGACAACAAAGGTCGTGTGGTTAACTTTAAAAATACGATTATCATTATGACATCGAATTTTGGTTCTCATACGATTTTGGATAAATTCTCAAACATTGACGAAAATAATGTGGCACAAGTTTATGATGAAACAAAAGATGTCGTTTTTGAGGAATTGAAACAAAACTTTAGACCAGAATTTTTGAATCGTATTGATGAAATTATTTTGTTCCGTCCGTTGAGCGAAAACCAAATTTCCGGAATCGTGAATATCTATTTAAGCGGAGTTGCTAAGAAATTAGCACAACGCGATATTACATTAGATATTACGCCAGAAGCTGTCGATTATTTAGCAAGAAAAGGCTACGATCCTCAATTCGGAGCAAGACCATTGAAACGAGTTATTCAACAAGATGTATTAAATGAACTTTCGAAAGAAATTTTGAAAGGAACAATAAATGATAATGATGCGGTTTTAATCGATTATTTCGAAGAAAAACCTGGAGATAATAAATTAGTTTTCAGAACTAATCAATAAGTATATTCCGATTTTATTCATGTGTAAAAAATCCGCTCAATTGAGCGGATTTTTTTTATTTCTTCTTTTTATAAAGCGGAACAGTGCTACACGCTTCACCAAACATCAACGAACTTACAATTGGTTGTAAACGTTCAATTAATTGAATATAAGCCGAATCGGGAACTGGCTTGTGCGAGCAACCTTTCACAATTATTTTTCCATCAACATAATCTTCATAAGGCAAATGATCTACAATTTCGGTGTACAAAATCGTATCCAAATCTTGTAAACTTCCATGTACAATTCGTTTCGCGATTGGCGACAAATAGGTTGCGACCAACAAATAAGCCCAAGACGGAACAATCGCATCCGCAGTACACGTTAACGCTACATATTTATCTTGATATTGTGTCCAATCATGATTTTTCAGATTTTCTCTAAAATCCTTTTCTCTAAGAATCAATTCTTCATATAACCAATCTTTCAAGTCAAAAACAACACGATCTCCATCAGGATAATAATCTTGTAAATCAATTGTTACTAAACTACTATTGGCAACTTTATTTATAATTTCGTCTGACATTTTTCTTTGTTTGAAAGAGTAAATTTACGCAATAAAAAACATTGAAATCTACTCCACTTATAGATTTCTCCTATCTTTGTAAGAAGAAAAATGATTTCCATTGAAATACTATATCATTGCAGGTGAAGCTTCGGGCGATTTGCACGCATCGAACTTAATGAAAGAATTAAAATTAAAAGATCCACAAGCTAAATTCAGATTTTGGGGAGGAGATTTGATGCAAACGCAAGGCGGAACTTTAGTCAAACATTACAGAGATTTGGCGTTTATGGGTTTTGCTGAAGTTGTAATGAATTTGAGAACGATTTTAGGAAATATTTCGGTTGCTAAAAAAGACATCGAAACTTATCAGCCAGATGCAGTTATTTTAGTTGATTATCCTGGTTTTAATCTCAGAATTGCTGAATTTGTAAAAAGTCTTGGAATTAAAGTTTACTATTATATTTCGCCACAAATTTGGGCTTGGAAAACTGGTCGAGTTCATAAAATCAAAAAAGTTGTCGACAAAATGTTTGTGATTCTTCCGTTCGAAGAAGAATTTTATCAACGTTACGATTACAAAGTAAATTTTGTTGGAAATCCATTATTAGATTCGTTGAATAATCTTCCGCCAATTGATGAACAACAATTTAGAAAAGATCATAATTTAGACGAAAGACCAATTATTGCTTTACTTCCTGGAAGCCGAACTCAAGAAATTAAAGTCAAATTACCTTTGATGCTTTCAGTGGAAAAAGATTTTCCCGATTATCAATTTGTTGTGGCTGGTGCACCATCTCAACCAATCGAAAATTATAAAAAAATTGCAGGCAACAACTTGAAAATTGTTGAGAATAGAACCT of Empedobacter falsenii contains these proteins:
- the clpB gene encoding ATP-dependent chaperone ClpB encodes the protein MDFNQFTIKGREAIQAAQQIAVAQKNQAIEPAHILGGMIDVDENVLSLILEKQGVKMDMLKPELDLEINKYPKIEGQQGNHLSNSSNQILQSAQEIAKEMNDDFITLEHLLLGIIKNVSPVSQLLKNRGVTFDNTKKLVTELRNGERVTSENAEGTYNSLNKYAKNLTDLAKEGKLDPVIGRDEEIRRVLQILSRRTKNNPILIGEPGVGKTAIAEGLAHRIINGDVPENLLNKQIFSLDMGALVAGAKYKGEFEERLKAVVKEVTASNGEIILFIDEIHTLVGAGGGGEGAMDAANILKPALARGELRSIGATTLNEYQKYFEKDKALERRFQKVMVEEPDEESAISILRGIKDKYEQHHKIGIKDEAIIAAVKLSTRYITDRFLPDKAIDLMDEAASKLRMEMNSKPEDLDKLDRRIIQLEIEIEAIKRENDEKKLNLLKEELSNLQDERNQLNSKWEAERNRADEVQDLRKSIENIKFEIERAKRDYDYAKASKLEFEDLVNAKNNLEEAEHNLEENKQNKLVKEFVDADDIAEVVSKWTGVPAQKMMQSDREKLLNLENELHKRVLGQEEAIIAVSDAIRRSRAGLSDEGKPIGSFLFLGSTGVGKTELAKALAEFLFDDENAMTRIDMSEYQERHAVSRLVGAPPGYVGYDEGGQLTEAVRRRPYSVILLDEIEKAHPDVFNILLQVLDDGRLTDNKGRVVNFKNTIIIMTSNFGSHTILDKFSNIDENNVAQVYDETKDVVFEELKQNFRPEFLNRIDEIILFRPLSENQISGIVNIYLSGVAKKLAQRDITLDITPEAVDYLARKGYDPQFGARPLKRVIQQDVLNELSKEILKGTINDNDAVLIDYFEEKPGDNKLVFRTNQ
- a CDS encoding DUF2480 family protein; this encodes MSDEIINKVANSSLVTIDLQDYYPDGDRVVFDLKDWLYEELILREKDFRENLKNHDWTQYQDKYVALTCTADAIVPSWAYLLVATYLSPIAKRIVHGSLQDLDTILYTEIVDHLPYEDYVDGKIIVKGCSHKPVPDSAYIQLIERLQPIVSSLMFGEACSTVPLYKKKK
- the lpxB gene encoding lipid-A-disaccharide synthase; this translates as MKYYIIAGEASGDLHASNLMKELKLKDPQAKFRFWGGDLMQTQGGTLVKHYRDLAFMGFAEVVMNLRTILGNISVAKKDIETYQPDAVILVDYPGFNLRIAEFVKSLGIKVYYYISPQIWAWKTGRVHKIKKVVDKMFVILPFEEEFYQRYDYKVNFVGNPLLDSLNNLPPIDEQQFRKDHNLDERPIIALLPGSRTQEIKVKLPLMLSVEKDFPDYQFVVAGAPSQPIENYKKIAGNNLKIVENRTYDLLRVSHAALVTSGTATLETALLKVPEVVCYKGNAISYEIGKRVVKNIRFISLVNLIMDEEVVKELIQYDLTYENIKRELDLILNSPKREKIMKSYEELYHKLGGIGASERTASLITEDLKK